One part of the Salinimonas iocasae genome encodes these proteins:
- a CDS encoding MucB/RseB C-terminal domain-containing protein — protein sequence MINLLDNRVAVRCVQLPFVFKRCLIASLISSLVVCSGVSAQQTSEANADNVQTAKQSSAEDERQSEEARQDEEAAKTATHWLQRLAKTVSEENFQVSFVVTRMGQETTPYLWRHAVMEDGTSMEQLNLQNGPGQEQIRVGNTVSVFEPDSQPYSVNSGAIHGPIPSALLYNPESLKAAYKFVTVGRARVSGRTAQQLRVISRDNSRFSYQMWLDESSGMLLKFNTLDLQGSVLEQIQVTSLSLSQQPHPYFAKVNKASLPQPMATREGETPTHNWKLGYLPQGMEKVKQDVRRLPNTGQVVEYKMLSDGLVDVSVYVQSARQALGSDVALRHELNTFLSVNNGNVQITVVGEIPLPTATAIAQSIQVIKQP from the coding sequence ATGATAAATTTGTTGGATAACAGGGTAGCTGTGCGATGCGTGCAGCTACCCTTTGTATTTAAGCGGTGTCTGATAGCCAGTTTGATTTCCTCTTTAGTTGTCTGTTCAGGCGTCTCTGCTCAGCAAACCTCTGAGGCTAATGCCGACAACGTTCAGACGGCTAAACAATCTTCTGCCGAAGATGAAAGGCAGAGTGAGGAAGCCAGGCAGGATGAAGAAGCGGCCAAAACGGCCACCCACTGGTTGCAAAGGCTTGCGAAAACCGTATCTGAGGAAAATTTTCAGGTATCGTTTGTGGTCACCCGGATGGGGCAGGAAACCACACCCTATTTATGGCGCCATGCTGTTATGGAAGATGGAACCAGCATGGAGCAGCTTAATCTGCAGAACGGGCCGGGCCAGGAGCAAATTCGGGTGGGGAATACTGTCAGTGTATTTGAACCAGATTCACAGCCTTACAGTGTAAACTCCGGTGCGATTCACGGGCCCATACCTTCAGCCTTACTGTACAATCCAGAATCATTAAAAGCCGCCTATAAATTTGTGACAGTCGGGCGGGCTCGGGTTTCAGGTCGCACAGCCCAGCAGCTTCGGGTTATCAGTCGTGATAATTCCCGCTTCAGCTATCAGATGTGGCTGGATGAGAGTAGCGGGATGTTGCTTAAATTCAATACTCTGGATTTACAGGGCAGTGTGCTTGAGCAAATTCAGGTAACATCGCTGTCTTTGTCGCAGCAACCACACCCTTATTTTGCTAAGGTGAATAAGGCCAGCCTGCCACAACCCATGGCTACCCGAGAAGGCGAAACGCCGACACACAACTGGAAGTTAGGGTATTTGCCGCAGGGCATGGAGAAAGTTAAGCAGGACGTCAGACGTTTACCCAATACTGGCCAGGTTGTAGAATACAAAATGTTGAGTGACGGTTTGGTGGATGTATCGGTATACGTGCAAAGTGCCCGACAAGCGCTGGGCAGCGATGTCGCACTTCGCCATGAACTCAATACGTTTCTTAGTGTGAACAACGGCAATGTGCAAATAACGGTAGTCGGTGAGATCCCGCTTCCCACAGCCACCGCTATCGCACAATCTATACAAGTTATAAAGCAACCGTAA
- the pdxH gene encoding pyridoxamine 5'-phosphate oxidase, with protein sequence MAISDMRRQYSSGSLTETDLTATPLPLFKQWLDDAINANIPDPTAMTVATVNANGQPSQRIVLLKDVSESGFTFFTNLGSRKASEIEANPNVSLHFPWFFMERQVRVSGVAYKLSVKENAAYFFSRPKDSQLAAYASRQSQPLSSKQLLLTQFHQLKEKFAEKALPVPDFWGGFRVEPSQIEFWQGGEDRLHDRFEYNRGEDDSWQVQRLMP encoded by the coding sequence ATGGCTATTTCTGATATGCGAAGACAGTATTCGTCAGGTAGCCTGACCGAAACAGATTTAACGGCTACGCCCTTGCCGCTGTTTAAGCAGTGGCTGGATGATGCGATTAACGCCAACATACCCGATCCCACCGCGATGACGGTAGCTACCGTCAATGCAAATGGTCAGCCTTCTCAGCGTATTGTTTTATTAAAGGATGTCAGTGAATCGGGCTTTACCTTTTTCACCAATCTGGGCAGTCGTAAAGCGTCAGAAATAGAAGCTAACCCGAATGTATCGTTACATTTTCCATGGTTTTTTATGGAGCGACAGGTACGAGTCAGCGGTGTCGCATATAAATTGAGTGTGAAGGAAAACGCTGCATACTTTTTCAGCAGACCCAAAGACTCCCAGTTGGCAGCGTATGCTTCCAGACAGAGTCAGCCGCTATCATCCAAACAGCTTTTGCTGACACAATTTCATCAATTAAAAGAAAAGTTCGCTGAAAAGGCGTTACCCGTTCCTGACTTTTGGGGGGGCTTTCGTGTAGAGCCGTCTCAAATCGAATTCTGGCAGGGCGGTGAAGACCGCCTGCATGATCGTTTCGAGTATAACCGTGGTGAAGACGACAGCTGGCAGGTTCAA
- a CDS encoding sigma-E factor negative regulatory protein, with product MTQQQEKVSAFMDGEIDSDEILDALKSDPELQAQWQRYHVIRSGLRKEASVAPQLDITSQVAAALDNEPTVMAPKRSGWRKVFSGSVTPFARQSGQLAVAASVAVAVILGVQQFNQPDQVNSPTGGATPLIGTPGGLAPVSLEQSRPVSRTDMATMMEKKRKINALISDHEQQVKLKQAKQDDNQAKREQQ from the coding sequence ATGACGCAACAGCAAGAAAAAGTGTCAGCCTTTATGGATGGCGAGATAGACAGCGATGAAATTCTGGATGCTCTGAAAAGCGATCCTGAACTTCAGGCTCAGTGGCAGCGTTATCATGTCATTCGCAGCGGGCTTCGTAAGGAAGCGTCAGTTGCGCCACAGCTTGATATCACCAGTCAGGTTGCCGCCGCGCTGGACAATGAACCGACGGTAATGGCACCTAAGCGTTCCGGCTGGCGTAAAGTTTTCTCGGGCAGTGTTACGCCTTTTGCGCGTCAGTCCGGCCAGTTAGCTGTCGCAGCATCGGTCGCGGTCGCGGTGATTTTGGGTGTGCAGCAGTTTAACCAACCCGATCAGGTGAACTCGCCAACGGGCGGAGCTACACCATTGATTGGTACGCCAGGTGGCCTTGCGCCAGTAAGCCTGGAGCAGTCACGACCTGTATCGCGCACCGATATGGCTACTATGATGGAGAAAAAGCGAAAAATTAATGCGCTTATCTCAGATCATGAGCAGCAGGTTAAATTGAAACAGGCTAAGCAGGATGATAATCAGGCGAAGCGTGAGCAGCAGTAA
- the lepA gene encoding translation elongation factor 4, which translates to MQHSHIRNFSIIAHIDHGKSTLSDRLIQVCGGLTNREMAEQVLDSMDLERERGITIKAQSVTLNYTAKDGETYQLNFIDTPGHVDFSYEVSRSLKACEGALLVVDAGQGVEAQTLANCYTAFDMDLEVVPILNKIDLPQAEPDRVAEEIEDIVGIDAIDAVRCSAKTGIGVEDVLEEIVKRIPPPVGDRDKPLKALIVDSWFDNYQGVVSLVRIMEGELNAKEKIQIMSNGQTHQVDKIGIFTPKQTETGVLRAGEVGYIIAGIKDIQGAPVGDTITTAKNPAKDMLTGFKKVKPQVYAGVFPVSSDDYEDFRDALSKLSLNDASLFYEPESSAALGFGFRIGFLGMLHMEIVQERLEREYDLDLITTAPTVIYEVLTTKGETLTVDSPSKLPAVNDIEEIREPIVEANILVPQEYLGNVITLCVEKRGTQTNMGYHGNQVALTYELPMAEVVLDFFDRLKSTSRGFASLDYNFKRFHGSDMVRVDILINGEKVDALAIITHRENSQGRGRELVEKLRELIPRQMFDIAIQAAIGNHVIARSTVKQMRKNVIAKCYGGDVSRKKKLLQKQKEGKKRMKQVGNVELPQDAFLAVLKVGK; encoded by the coding sequence ATGCAACATTCGCACATACGTAATTTCAGCATCATCGCCCACATTGACCATGGTAAATCTACGCTTTCCGACCGCCTTATCCAGGTTTGTGGTGGCCTGACTAACCGTGAAATGGCCGAGCAGGTTCTGGACTCAATGGATTTGGAGCGGGAACGTGGCATTACCATTAAAGCGCAAAGTGTAACACTGAATTACACGGCCAAAGATGGCGAAACCTACCAACTGAACTTTATTGACACGCCCGGACACGTTGACTTTTCCTATGAGGTTTCTCGCTCACTAAAAGCGTGTGAAGGAGCATTACTGGTGGTAGATGCAGGCCAGGGGGTAGAGGCACAGACTCTGGCTAACTGTTACACCGCCTTCGATATGGATCTGGAAGTGGTGCCTATTCTAAATAAGATAGATTTGCCTCAGGCGGAGCCGGATCGTGTCGCCGAAGAGATTGAAGACATCGTCGGTATTGATGCGATTGACGCTGTACGCTGTTCTGCTAAAACCGGTATTGGCGTTGAGGATGTACTGGAAGAGATCGTTAAGCGTATTCCTCCTCCTGTAGGCGATCGCGATAAGCCGTTAAAAGCATTGATTGTTGATTCATGGTTCGATAATTATCAGGGCGTTGTGTCACTGGTAAGAATCATGGAAGGTGAATTAAACGCCAAAGAAAAAATTCAGATTATGTCCAACGGTCAGACACATCAGGTCGACAAAATTGGCATATTCACGCCTAAGCAGACTGAAACCGGTGTGCTCAGAGCGGGTGAAGTTGGCTACATTATTGCCGGTATTAAAGATATTCAGGGTGCGCCGGTGGGCGATACCATCACCACTGCGAAGAACCCGGCTAAAGACATGCTGACCGGATTTAAAAAGGTAAAACCACAGGTTTATGCCGGCGTTTTCCCGGTGAGTTCAGATGACTACGAAGATTTCCGTGATGCGCTGAGCAAGCTAAGTCTGAACGATGCATCATTATTTTATGAGCCGGAAAGCTCTGCTGCATTAGGTTTTGGATTCCGTATCGGCTTTCTGGGCATGCTCCATATGGAAATTGTTCAGGAACGGCTTGAGCGCGAGTACGATCTTGATCTGATCACTACCGCCCCGACAGTTATTTATGAAGTACTGACGACGAAAGGCGAAACGCTCACGGTTGATAGCCCGTCCAAGTTACCGGCTGTTAATGATATTGAAGAGATACGCGAGCCTATTGTCGAGGCAAACATTCTGGTGCCTCAGGAGTATCTGGGCAACGTGATTACTTTGTGCGTGGAAAAACGCGGTACGCAAACCAACATGGGCTATCACGGCAACCAGGTTGCTTTAACTTATGAACTGCCGATGGCCGAGGTAGTACTGGATTTCTTCGACAGACTGAAATCTACCAGTCGCGGCTTTGCGTCGCTGGATTACAACTTTAAACGTTTTCATGGTTCAGATATGGTTCGTGTGGACATTCTGATCAATGGTGAAAAAGTTGATGCACTGGCGATTATTACGCACCGTGAGAATAGTCAGGGACGTGGGCGTGAGCTGGTTGAAAAGCTGCGCGAGCTTATTCCTCGCCAGATGTTCGATATAGCTATTCAGGCTGCTATCGGCAACCACGTCATTGCCCGTAGTACGGTTAAGCAAATGCGCAAAAACGTTATTGCAAAATGTTACGGCGGCGACGTGAGCCGTAAGAAAAAGCTGTTGCAAAAGCAAAAAGAAGGTAAGAAAAGGATGAAGCAGGTAGGCAATGTGGAACTGCCTCAGGATGCCTTCCTGGCAGTATTGAAGGTTGGTAAATAA
- the era gene encoding GTPase Era translates to MQPNDIDTRCGLVAIVGRPNVGKSTLLNRLLGQKVSITSRKPQTTRHRILGIDTEDAYQAIYVDTPGLHKEEKRAINRFMNRAASSSLAEVGLILFVVEGTRWTDDDEMVLNKVKQAGLPVYLVVNKVDKVADKQALFEQLQKLSEKFTFEHIVPVSAKHGKQVDALRDLVKQSLPPSEFFFPEDYITDRSSRFMAAEIIREKLMRYTGDELPYATTVEIEQFKMTDNGVYRINGLILVERESQKRMVIGKGGQHIKTIGEQARIDMEHLFDTKVFLELWVKVKQGWADDERALRSLGYGDES, encoded by the coding sequence ATGCAGCCAAATGATATTGATACACGGTGTGGCCTGGTAGCGATTGTCGGTCGTCCCAATGTCGGTAAGTCTACATTACTTAATCGTTTACTTGGTCAAAAAGTCAGTATCACCTCCCGTAAGCCACAAACCACAAGGCACCGCATCTTAGGCATCGATACTGAAGATGCGTACCAGGCTATTTATGTTGATACGCCAGGGCTGCATAAAGAAGAAAAGCGGGCCATAAACCGGTTTATGAACCGGGCGGCTTCCAGCTCGCTGGCTGAAGTTGGTTTAATTCTTTTTGTCGTAGAGGGGACGCGCTGGACCGACGACGATGAAATGGTGCTTAATAAAGTTAAACAGGCAGGATTGCCCGTTTATCTTGTGGTGAATAAAGTTGATAAGGTTGCGGATAAGCAGGCACTTTTCGAGCAGTTACAGAAGCTGTCAGAAAAATTCACCTTTGAACACATTGTACCGGTCAGTGCGAAACATGGAAAACAGGTGGATGCTCTGCGCGATCTGGTTAAGCAAAGCCTGCCGCCAAGTGAGTTTTTCTTTCCCGAAGACTATATTACCGATCGTTCCAGTCGCTTTATGGCTGCGGAAATCATTCGTGAAAAATTAATGCGCTATACCGGCGACGAATTGCCTTATGCCACCACGGTTGAAATTGAGCAGTTTAAAATGACGGATAATGGTGTTTACCGTATCAACGGACTTATCCTGGTTGAACGGGAAAGCCAGAAGCGTATGGTAATTGGCAAGGGCGGTCAGCATATTAAAACAATTGGTGAGCAAGCCCGTATAGATATGGAACACCTTTTCGATACTAAGGTGTTTCTTGAACTATGGGTTAAGGTAAAACAGGGCTGGGCCGACGATGAACGGGCATTACGTTCATTAGGTTACGGCGACGAAAGCTAA
- the rpoE gene encoding RNA polymerase sigma factor RpoE, whose translation MSEQITDQQIVEKVQSGDKNAFNLLVTRYQHKVMHLVSRYVKNTGDVADVTQDAFIKAYRALPNFRGDSAFYTWLYRIAVNSAKNYLVAQGRKPPANDVDAEEADYYEGSDALKEQSTPERSLLSSEIESTLFKVVEKLPDDLRMAITLREIEGMSYEEIANVMDCPVGTVRSRIFRAREAIDKVIKPLLEN comes from the coding sequence ATGAGCGAGCAGATAACCGATCAGCAGATTGTGGAAAAAGTACAGAGCGGCGATAAGAACGCTTTTAATCTTTTGGTAACCCGGTATCAGCACAAGGTGATGCATTTAGTATCACGCTATGTGAAAAATACCGGAGATGTGGCTGACGTCACGCAGGATGCGTTTATTAAAGCATACCGTGCATTGCCCAATTTTCGGGGCGATAGTGCATTTTACACCTGGCTTTATCGAATTGCTGTCAACAGTGCCAAGAACTATCTTGTGGCGCAGGGCAGAAAGCCGCCTGCAAACGACGTCGACGCAGAAGAAGCTGACTATTACGAAGGCAGTGATGCGCTCAAAGAGCAATCAACGCCCGAAAGAAGTCTGTTATCCAGCGAGATTGAAAGTACCTTATTCAAAGTGGTGGAAAAGCTTCCCGATGACTTAAGAATGGCGATTACTTTGCGCGAAATCGAAGGCATGAGCTATGAAGAAATAGCCAATGTGATGGATTGTCCGGTGGGTACCGTCCGGTCCAGAATATTTCGGGCGCGCGAAGCAATAGATAAAGTAATAAAACCCTTGTTAGAAAATTGA
- the rnc gene encoding ribonuclease III, with protein sequence MQGIDKYVHLSRALGHTFEDEALLEQALTHRSAAKIHNERLEFLGDAILGMVIADALYKAFPDVPEGKLTRMRSTLVKGETLAELAKEANVGDLLRLGQGELKSGGHRRSSILADAMEAILGAIYLDAGLPKVQQVIAGLWDSRIKNLNPNEHPKDNKTRLQEFLQSRRLSLPVYEVVDITGQDHAQTFNVSCAVEEFNLIVSATGNSRRKAEQQAARLMLEKVEHAAK encoded by the coding sequence ATGCAGGGCATCGACAAATATGTTCATTTGTCACGCGCACTGGGACATACGTTTGAAGATGAGGCACTGCTGGAGCAGGCGCTTACACATCGTAGTGCAGCCAAAATACACAATGAGCGCTTAGAGTTTCTCGGTGATGCTATCCTGGGTATGGTTATCGCTGATGCCCTTTACAAAGCATTTCCTGATGTTCCTGAAGGCAAGCTGACCCGAATGCGTTCAACCCTGGTTAAAGGCGAAACTTTGGCTGAGCTTGCTAAAGAAGCGAATGTTGGGGATTTACTGCGTCTGGGTCAGGGCGAGCTGAAAAGCGGTGGTCATCGTCGTAGCTCTATACTGGCTGATGCGATGGAAGCGATTCTCGGGGCTATCTATCTGGATGCCGGACTGCCCAAAGTGCAGCAGGTGATTGCTGGCTTGTGGGATTCGCGTATTAAAAATCTCAATCCCAATGAACACCCCAAGGACAATAAAACTCGTTTACAGGAGTTTTTGCAGTCCAGACGCTTGTCGTTACCTGTGTACGAAGTGGTAGATATTACCGGGCAGGACCATGCGCAGACCTTTAATGTAAGTTGCGCTGTTGAAGAATTTAACCTGATTGTCAGTGCGACAGGTAACAGTCGCCGTAAAGCTGAACAGCAGGCGGCCAGGCTTATGCTGGAGAAAGTTGAACATGCAGCCAAATGA
- a CDS encoding SoxR reducing system RseC family protein, whose product MITETATVLAVDGDEVTLEAAIKSTCSTCQAQSDCGSGVISRALAPRMQQITLNSPVPVKVGDQVKVGIPEAGILGASLWLYLVPLLLFILSAGVLHSAFSSFADWGELITIVGSIATTCVGFVVVSGHLKRSDQTRFTPVLLSVITPAIAKNAAS is encoded by the coding sequence ATGATTACAGAAACCGCTACAGTCCTGGCAGTCGACGGCGATGAAGTTACGCTTGAGGCTGCCATAAAATCAACCTGTTCGACGTGTCAGGCCCAGTCAGATTGTGGCTCAGGCGTTATTTCCCGTGCACTGGCTCCCCGAATGCAACAAATCACGCTAAATAGCCCGGTACCGGTAAAAGTCGGTGACCAGGTGAAGGTAGGGATTCCTGAAGCGGGAATTCTCGGGGCGTCGCTATGGTTGTATCTGGTTCCCCTTTTGCTGTTTATTCTGTCTGCGGGTGTTTTGCACAGCGCTTTTTCATCCTTTGCCGATTGGGGAGAGCTGATTACGATTGTTGGTAGTATTGCCACAACATGTGTCGGATTCGTAGTCGTTTCAGGTCATCTGAAGCGCAGTGATCAGACCCGCTTCACGCCCGTGTTACTTTCAGTCATTACGCCTGCAATAGCGAAAAACGCCGCCAGCTAA
- a CDS encoding MaoC family dehydratase: protein MSFLKVVTSAILQRADRARLTQFKPPALPSCEYSQEHQISKRHYQHYCQQIGWGDQGTLHPCYIQMISTPLQIKCLTTPNSPFPLMGLVHKANKVEQSGILDVESPFTIYASYAAIRAHARGWEFDIVVTARQQRQQVYKAVATYLVKAKAPHVEPKKRKSERQTFSLPDEATKQADFSAGAAQGRQYARISGDYNPIHLSHSTAAIFGFKRAIAHGMWTLARTVSECANLPNEPTGLQVDASFLRPVTLPSSVSCYLIERSDEKHFYVVSQKKDTPHLTGRIQVKED, encoded by the coding sequence ATGAGCTTCTTAAAAGTTGTTACCTCAGCGATTCTTCAGCGCGCTGATCGCGCTCGTCTGACCCAGTTTAAACCGCCCGCATTGCCCAGCTGTGAATATTCGCAGGAACATCAGATTAGTAAACGCCATTACCAGCACTACTGTCAGCAAATCGGCTGGGGAGACCAGGGCACGCTTCATCCCTGCTATATTCAGATGATAAGCACGCCGTTACAGATAAAATGTCTGACAACACCTAACAGTCCGTTTCCGCTAATGGGGCTGGTTCATAAAGCTAATAAAGTTGAACAGTCCGGCATACTGGATGTCGAGAGTCCTTTCACTATTTATGCAAGCTACGCAGCGATCAGAGCGCATGCGCGTGGCTGGGAATTTGATATCGTTGTGACAGCCAGACAGCAGCGGCAGCAGGTGTACAAAGCGGTGGCAACCTATCTGGTAAAAGCTAAAGCCCCCCACGTTGAACCTAAAAAAAGAAAATCAGAGCGTCAGACATTCTCGCTGCCTGATGAAGCAACCAAACAAGCCGACTTCTCTGCCGGGGCTGCTCAGGGGCGCCAATATGCGCGTATTTCCGGCGATTACAATCCTATACACCTGAGTCATTCAACTGCCGCTATCTTCGGCTTCAAGCGCGCCATTGCACATGGCATGTGGACGCTGGCCCGCACGGTAAGCGAATGTGCTAATCTGCCTAATGAACCAACCGGATTACAGGTGGATGCATCATTTTTACGCCCGGTAACGCTGCCATCATCGGTTAGCTGCTATCTTATTGAACGTAGCGATGAGAAACACTTTTATGTAGTCAGCCAGAAAAAGGATACGCCACATCTGACCGGGCGCATCCAGGTGAAGGAAGACTAA
- the lepB gene encoding signal peptidase I encodes MANYFSILLVVLTVVTGVVWLLDKLIWAPKRKAKKGVAEDDIPYWVDTSQQIFPVIAFVLVLRSLIYEPFQIPSGSMMPTLLVGDFILVEKFSYGLKDPVLRHKFLETGEPERGDIVVFKYPQNPNIDYIKRVIGLPGDTIVYQNKQLFIRPKCTGNNVKACEKLQPVPTEFVSRGEFVQNMAQLLRYEEDLGTVSHDVLRHPTRNEIASRFYTQPGTRSNEWLVPEGEYFVMGDNRDNSRDSRYWGFVPDANLVGKAVAIWISFEFERKAEDVIPTWVPTGIRFDRIGGIE; translated from the coding sequence ATGGCAAACTACTTCTCGATTTTGCTGGTGGTGCTGACGGTTGTCACCGGTGTGGTCTGGCTTCTGGATAAATTGATCTGGGCTCCGAAACGAAAAGCTAAAAAAGGCGTTGCTGAAGATGATATCCCGTACTGGGTGGATACCTCTCAGCAAATCTTCCCTGTTATTGCGTTTGTACTGGTGCTTCGTTCGTTAATTTATGAGCCGTTTCAGATCCCATCCGGCTCAATGATGCCAACACTGCTGGTCGGGGATTTCATCCTTGTCGAGAAGTTCTCATACGGACTTAAAGATCCGGTTTTGCGTCATAAGTTTTTAGAAACCGGAGAGCCCGAGCGTGGCGATATTGTCGTTTTTAAGTATCCGCAAAACCCGAATATCGATTACATCAAGCGCGTAATCGGACTGCCCGGGGATACAATTGTTTATCAGAACAAACAATTGTTCATCCGGCCTAAATGCACGGGCAACAATGTTAAGGCGTGTGAAAAACTACAACCGGTACCTACCGAGTTTGTCAGCCGTGGCGAGTTTGTACAAAACATGGCACAGCTTCTACGCTATGAAGAGGACCTGGGGACCGTTAGCCATGATGTTCTGCGTCACCCGACCCGAAATGAAATTGCATCCCGCTTTTATACACAGCCGGGAACGCGTAGCAACGAGTGGCTGGTACCAGAGGGCGAGTATTTTGTAATGGGCGATAACCGCGATAATAGTCGTGACAGCCGTTACTGGGGCTTTGTACCCGATGCTAATCTGGTAGGTAAAGCAGTTGCTATCTGGATTAGCTTTGAATTTGAGCGTAAAGCTGAAGATGTTATTCCAACATGGGTACCCACAGGTATTCGCTTTGACCGTATAGGTGGAATTGAATAA
- the nadB gene encoding L-aspartate oxidase: MKSVTSSLSSTDSQAIEHQCDVLIIGSGAAGLSLALRLADHCNVIVLSKSDRNEGSTRYAQGGIAAVFDEEDSVDAHVADTLNAGAGLCDEDAVRFTTSRAKDALTWLIGYGVPFDKEQNDKGEERFHLTREGGHSHRRILHAADATGEALQITLNDAVSNHPNIHFFERYNAIDLIKSSQKDDHCTGCYVWNRQREHVEVIRARYIALATGGGSKVYQYTSNPDVSSGDGIAMAWRAGCRVANMEFNQFHPTCLYHPQARNFLISEALRGEGAQLCHADGTRFMQNFDERGDLAPRDIVARAIDFEMKRLGEDCMYLDISHKPADFIVKHFPNIYRRCRALGIDITREAIPVVPAAHYSCGGVMTDFNAKTDLDNVYAIGEVAYTGLHGANRMASNSLLECVVYASSAAEHILSRLDDFSEQEAIAPWDESQVSNSDEEVIIQHNWHELRLFMWDYVGIVRTNKRLERALRRITLLEQEIQEYYAHFRVSNNLLELRNLVTVAELIVRCAMQRKESRGLHFNLDYPDTAQHPTPTILAPSKSQTHHLPGDLGL, encoded by the coding sequence ATGAAATCAGTGACATCTTCACTATCTTCCACAGATTCTCAGGCTATTGAGCATCAGTGTGATGTACTTATCATTGGCAGCGGTGCCGCCGGATTAAGTCTTGCCCTGCGTTTGGCCGACCACTGTAATGTTATCGTTTTAAGTAAGAGCGATCGCAACGAAGGGTCGACGCGCTACGCGCAAGGAGGTATTGCAGCGGTTTTTGATGAAGAGGACTCCGTTGACGCGCATGTTGCCGACACATTGAATGCCGGTGCAGGCCTGTGCGATGAAGACGCCGTGCGTTTCACTACCAGCCGTGCCAAAGATGCGCTTACCTGGCTTATCGGTTACGGCGTGCCGTTTGATAAAGAACAAAATGATAAGGGTGAGGAACGTTTTCATCTGACCCGCGAGGGTGGTCACAGTCACCGGCGTATCCTACACGCTGCTGACGCGACGGGCGAAGCGCTTCAGATTACCCTCAACGATGCGGTTTCCAACCACCCTAACATCCACTTTTTTGAGCGTTACAATGCGATAGATTTAATAAAGTCATCGCAAAAAGACGACCATTGTACAGGGTGTTATGTATGGAATCGTCAGCGTGAACATGTAGAAGTTATACGAGCCCGCTATATAGCACTGGCAACAGGTGGTGGAAGTAAGGTCTATCAGTATACTTCTAACCCGGACGTTTCCAGCGGCGATGGTATTGCCATGGCCTGGCGGGCGGGTTGTCGCGTCGCTAATATGGAATTCAATCAGTTTCACCCAACCTGTTTATATCACCCTCAGGCCCGCAACTTCCTGATTAGCGAAGCGCTTCGTGGCGAAGGTGCGCAACTTTGCCATGCTGATGGCACCCGCTTTATGCAAAATTTTGACGAACGAGGCGACCTGGCACCACGGGACATCGTAGCCCGCGCTATCGACTTTGAAATGAAGCGGCTGGGTGAAGATTGCATGTATCTGGATATCAGCCACAAGCCGGCAGATTTTATCGTCAAACATTTTCCCAATATCTACCGGCGCTGTCGTGCTTTGGGTATTGATATAACGCGGGAAGCCATTCCGGTTGTACCGGCTGCGCATTATAGCTGCGGCGGTGTCATGACCGATTTCAACGCAAAAACTGACCTGGACAATGTATATGCTATCGGTGAGGTGGCTTATACCGGGCTGCACGGAGCTAATCGTATGGCCTCTAACTCATTACTTGAGTGTGTGGTGTATGCCTCATCCGCTGCTGAACATATTCTAAGCCGGCTGGATGATTTTTCTGAGCAGGAAGCTATTGCACCGTGGGATGAAAGTCAGGTCAGTAACTCTGATGAGGAAGTTATTATTCAGCACAACTGGCATGAGTTACGGCTTTTCATGTGGGACTATGTCGGCATTGTACGCACGAATAAACGTCTTGAACGCGCGCTGCGCCGCATCACATTGCTGGAGCAGGAAATACAGGAATACTATGCCCATTTCCGGGTATCTAATAATCTTCTGGAGCTACGAAATCTGGTCACAGTGGCTGAGCTCATTGTTCGCTGCGCCATGCAGCGAAAAGAAAGTCGCGGACTGCATTTTAATCTGGATTATCCTGATACCGCACAGCACCCTACCCCAACAATACTGGCCCCGTCTAAAAGTCAGACACACCACTTGCCGGGTGACCTGGGCCTTTAG